The following proteins are encoded in a genomic region of Maribacter hydrothermalis:
- a CDS encoding ribosomal maturation YjgA family protein, whose amino-acid sequence MKFKFHKTYFTAFILLFAIEVSIAVFLESGFIRHTFGDYLVVILLFCFFKSFLRANDLVVGMATLSIAFVIEFLQLTPFLEYLGLQQNKWANLIFGNVFSIQDLIAYTLGILTVTYLEIRKQFLLIN is encoded by the coding sequence ATGAAGTTTAAATTCCATAAAACTTATTTCACGGCTTTTATACTCCTGTTCGCCATAGAAGTTTCAATAGCCGTGTTTTTAGAATCAGGATTTATAAGGCACACTTTTGGAGATTACTTAGTAGTTATTCTCTTGTTTTGCTTCTTTAAATCGTTCTTGAGGGCCAATGATTTAGTTGTAGGAATGGCAACATTAAGCATAGCTTTTGTCATAGAGTTTTTACAGCTTACTCCTTTTTTAGAATATTTGGGACTTCAACAAAACAAATGGGCCAACTTAATTTTCGGTAACGTCTTTAGCATTCAAGATTTAATTGCCTACACCTTAGGTATACTCACGGTAACGTATTTAGAAATACGAAAACAGTTTCTACTAATTAATTAA
- a CDS encoding PorP/SprF family type IX secretion system membrane protein, with amino-acid sequence MKYIYKIIVILVFLMAIKVSAQQDPNYTLYVYNMNLINPAYAGANNTTDLGVNIRSQWSNVKGAPETQSFIFGTPVGSNLGVGLSIISDKTFIEKQTSIAADFSYHLQLSENHDLYLGLKAGFNSYNANTEGLVTYGIQQDPNLMNLSGRFNPNFGAGAYFSHEKYFLSLSMPKILTNDRLEEENGTARAGSDKQHIYLGGGYNISLSGNMVLKPSVLLRYVNASPLSVDITAMLEFSEYFNLGAAYRVDESVSGLAIFKVSNSLRIGYAYEVSTQSAVRYMDNGTHEIMLNLKL; translated from the coding sequence ATGAAGTATATATATAAAATCATAGTTATTCTTGTCTTTTTAATGGCGATAAAAGTATCGGCTCAACAAGACCCAAATTACACCTTGTACGTGTATAATATGAACCTAATAAATCCCGCGTATGCCGGTGCAAATAATACCACTGACTTGGGTGTTAATATTCGTAGTCAATGGTCTAATGTAAAAGGCGCACCAGAAACGCAAAGCTTTATTTTTGGTACTCCTGTAGGTAGTAATCTAGGTGTAGGTTTATCCATTATTAGTGATAAAACTTTTATAGAAAAACAAACCTCTATTGCTGCGGATTTTTCCTATCATTTACAACTTTCAGAAAATCATGATCTGTACTTAGGTTTAAAAGCAGGGTTTAATTCTTATAATGCCAATACAGAGGGGTTAGTGACGTATGGGATTCAACAAGACCCTAATTTAATGAACCTTAGCGGTCGGTTTAATCCCAATTTTGGAGCAGGTGCATATTTTAGCCATGAAAAATATTTTTTATCACTTTCTATGCCTAAAATTTTAACTAATGACCGATTAGAAGAGGAGAATGGTACGGCTAGGGCCGGTTCAGATAAACAACACATTTATCTGGGTGGAGGCTACAATATTTCTTTAAGCGGAAATATGGTTTTAAAACCTAGTGTTTTACTGCGATATGTTAATGCTTCCCCTTTATCTGTTGATATTACTGCCATGTTAGAATTCAGTGAGTATTTTAATTTGGGAGCAGCTTATAGGGTAGATGAAAGCGTTAGTGGTTTAGCTATTTTTAAAGTTTCTAACTCCTTAAGAATAGGGTATGCTTATGAAGTTTCTACCCAAAGTGCAGTGAGGTATATGGATAATGGTACGCATGAAATTATGTTAAATTTAAAATTATAA
- a CDS encoding winged helix-turn-helix domain-containing protein: protein MSLIDNINKAFDHRIRLGIMSILMVNDYADFNMLKELLGATDGNLASHTKALEKEAYIKVEKQFIGRKPNTRYSATKLGKLEFKKHISALEKLIGN, encoded by the coding sequence ATGAGTTTAATTGATAACATAAATAAAGCTTTTGACCACCGCATACGATTGGGCATCATGTCCATTTTAATGGTGAATGATTACGCGGATTTTAATATGTTGAAAGAACTTCTTGGAGCTACTGACGGTAATTTGGCTAGCCATACCAAAGCGCTTGAAAAAGAAGCGTACATAAAAGTTGAAAAACAGTTTATTGGAAGAAAGCCCAATACACGGTATTCTGCTACCAAACTGGGCAAATTAGAATTTAAGAAGCATATCAGTGCGCTAGAAAAGCTAATTGGAAATTGA
- a CDS encoding DUF4153 domain-containing protein, whose product MNIHIKSILSAIAFSLLFYSKSFGLNLFLISILVIVLTATINKERTTAWKYALIYSVTAILVFLNPSGFSIFVHFLALIVFIGKSISNTTSLYLSWLLGLSNLLIAFVANYTQKQNKETEERPKHTFSPQVINRLKGACFAVLLLVLFGVLYKNANPVFDNLIVQINFNFVSIPWLVFTFLGYILFLNILKPLDARELVAFDLAQKNHLEKPTEEVIITEKQKLESEHTLGTIIFTALNLLLLFFLATDIIYIVQKTEMTNAAYSESVHQGVYALLFSVVIAIVLILYFFRGNLNFYKKNQHIKSLTYVWICLNLLLLIFTGYKNFTYVEVLGLTYKRIGVFVYLMLNLTGLITAYIKVARVKSFVYLVRTNLATVFAFLILSAAIPWDNTITWFNISTLHNPDINYLISLGNTNSRQLYEYADLNEMDENLRNRIQEKYTDYLTVQATKTWQEYTLTQLVSTDTK is encoded by the coding sequence ATGAATATTCACATTAAATCAATTCTGTCTGCCATAGCCTTTAGCTTATTATTTTATAGTAAGAGTTTTGGCTTAAATCTATTCTTAATATCCATCTTGGTCATTGTTCTTACCGCCACCATCAATAAAGAACGAACAACCGCTTGGAAATATGCTTTAATATATAGCGTTACAGCTATTCTTGTATTCTTAAATCCTTCTGGTTTTTCAATTTTTGTCCATTTTTTGGCGCTCATTGTGTTTATTGGCAAATCTATTTCTAACACTACCTCTCTTTATTTATCATGGTTATTAGGCTTGTCTAATCTGCTTATTGCCTTTGTGGCAAACTACACGCAAAAACAAAACAAAGAAACAGAAGAACGTCCAAAACATACTTTTTCGCCACAGGTTATTAACCGTTTAAAAGGTGCTTGTTTTGCTGTATTGCTTTTGGTACTCTTTGGCGTATTATATAAAAATGCTAATCCGGTTTTTGATAATCTTATAGTTCAAATCAATTTTAATTTTGTTAGTATTCCTTGGCTTGTCTTCACCTTTTTAGGGTACATCCTTTTCCTAAACATACTTAAGCCATTAGATGCAAGGGAATTAGTGGCCTTCGATTTAGCACAAAAAAACCATTTAGAGAAGCCTACTGAAGAAGTTATCATTACTGAAAAACAGAAATTAGAAAGTGAGCATACCCTAGGTACCATCATATTTACTGCACTAAACCTTTTGCTTCTTTTCTTTTTAGCGACAGATATCATTTATATAGTACAAAAAACAGAAATGACTAACGCGGCATATTCCGAGTCCGTGCACCAAGGGGTCTATGCGTTACTATTTTCTGTAGTTATTGCCATAGTTCTTATACTCTATTTCTTTAGGGGGAATCTTAATTTTTACAAGAAAAACCAGCATATTAAATCACTTACCTATGTATGGATCTGCCTTAATCTTCTACTACTTATTTTTACCGGCTATAAAAATTTTACTTACGTAGAGGTCTTAGGCCTTACGTACAAACGTATTGGTGTTTTTGTATACCTAATGCTAAATTTAACAGGGTTGATTACAGCGTATATAAAAGTGGCTCGGGTAAAGAGTTTTGTGTATTTGGTGCGGACCAATTTAGCAACCGTATTTGCATTCTTAATACTTAGTGCCGCTATTCCTTGGGATAATACCATTACATGGTTTAACATAAGCACACTTCATAACCCTGATATAAATTACCTCATTAGCTTGGGAAATACTAATAGTCGACAATTATATGAATATGCCGATTTGAATGAGATGGATGAAAATTTACGAAATCGTATTCAGGAAAAATATACGGATTACTTAACTGTACAAGCTACTAAAACTTGGCAAGAATACACCCTTACGCAATTGGTTAGTACAGATACAAAATGA
- a CDS encoding Sb-PDE family phosphodiesterase — MKTKLLFLCSLMASLIVTSQQHEHQSSRPLSFPDIPGYKSLKTDLHIHTVFSDGYVWPNIRVMEALRDNLDAISLTEHLEYQPHLEDIPHPDRNRSYAIALEEAKEHDLMIVHGSEITRSAPIGHNNAVFIKDANPILQDKAEKAFAEAKKQNAFVFWNHPAWHNQSPTGNPILSDFQKDRIKNDELHGIEVINSVDYAQESLALALEHNLTIMGTSDIHGLIDWDYTEKGNQRPITLVFAKERSIESIQEALFAGRTVAVYNELIVGKEEFLVPLLKASIVVEKATYLRNTQVLEIELKNSTSSNLLFENVSDYTFYDSSPVFEFKAGETKKVALKTLEKKNEITLKLKALGCFTAPKVSPTISWTISPEN, encoded by the coding sequence ATGAAAACCAAACTGCTCTTTTTATGTTCATTAATGGCTTCGTTGATCGTAACATCACAACAACACGAACATCAAAGTTCAAGACCATTGTCATTTCCCGATATTCCAGGGTATAAAAGTTTAAAGACCGATCTACATATACACACTGTTTTTTCTGACGGATATGTTTGGCCAAATATTCGTGTAATGGAAGCGTTACGGGATAATTTAGATGCTATTTCATTAACGGAACATTTAGAGTACCAACCCCATTTGGAAGATATTCCCCACCCGGACAGGAATAGGTCGTATGCCATAGCATTAGAAGAAGCAAAAGAACACGATTTAATGATTGTTCACGGTTCTGAGATAACCCGTAGCGCTCCAATTGGGCATAACAATGCGGTATTTATAAAAGATGCCAATCCTATTTTACAAGACAAGGCTGAAAAGGCATTTGCAGAAGCCAAAAAGCAAAATGCGTTTGTTTTTTGGAATCACCCTGCTTGGCATAACCAATCGCCCACTGGGAATCCTATTTTAAGTGATTTTCAAAAAGACCGAATTAAAAATGATGAACTACACGGTATTGAGGTCATTAATTCAGTTGACTACGCCCAAGAATCTTTGGCACTAGCTTTAGAACATAATTTAACCATAATGGGCACCAGCGATATTCACGGGCTCATAGATTGGGATTATACCGAAAAAGGAAATCAAAGACCTATTACCTTGGTATTTGCAAAAGAAAGAAGTATAGAAAGTATACAAGAAGCCCTTTTTGCCGGTAGAACCGTTGCTGTGTATAACGAGTTGATAGTGGGCAAAGAAGAATTTCTAGTACCACTTTTAAAAGCAAGTATCGTTGTTGAGAAAGCAACCTATTTACGAAATACCCAAGTACTTGAAATAGAACTTAAAAATAGTACCAGTAGTAACTTACTTTTCGAAAACGTATCTGACTACACCTTTTATGACAGCTCTCCGGTATTTGAATTTAAGGCCGGAGAAACAAAAAAAGTAGCGCTAAAAACACTAGAAAAGAAAAACGAAATTACGTTAAAACTAAAAGCATTAGGCTGTTTTACCGCGCCAAAAGTATCGCCTACTATCTCTTGGACTATTTCTCCAGAGAATTAA
- a CDS encoding Coq4 family protein: MRATILKKLYDWSVSPYQFFKANQAWNLETQDLLAYPANTLGSHMGLFLKDNMFQLQEKLENHDVFHVLTNTGITVTDEISMQYYLFGNGKRSIYLFAVLFLGTVLFPEYWNFFISKYKLGKSALPFHQINFQKLLNQPLNRIKSTFLIP; this comes from the coding sequence ATGAGAGCAACCATTTTAAAAAAATTATACGATTGGAGTGTTTCACCATATCAGTTCTTTAAAGCGAACCAGGCATGGAATCTTGAAACGCAAGATTTACTGGCTTACCCGGCAAACACGCTAGGTTCCCACATGGGGCTTTTTTTAAAAGATAACATGTTTCAACTTCAAGAGAAACTAGAAAACCATGATGTATTTCATGTGCTAACCAATACAGGAATTACCGTAACCGATGAAATTAGTATGCAATACTATTTGTTTGGTAATGGTAAACGAAGCATCTATTTGTTCGCCGTATTATTTCTAGGTACGGTGCTTTTCCCAGAGTACTGGAACTTTTTTATTTCTAAATATAAGCTGGGAAAATCAGCACTACCCTTTCATCAAATTAATTTTCAAAAGCTTTTAAATCAACCTCTTAATCGTATTAAGTCCACATTTTTAATTCCATAA
- a CDS encoding T9SS type B sorting domain-containing protein, with translation MKFNTLKLVLVFLFLANMYTIHSQTNRVLNNTRLRIGSGIENSINSAGNMQQPFYYNGSTYRQLTYSNYPLDIRWGVGGDGSASWNINGNFNENPVLTNQVYDYSGFTITNNTTGEGYGQIKTTGEITVNSQLFRVENIFELLQPEGYIAIKVKITNISASPATNVRLWVGTRDDYVGGTDVPTKQRGNLVDEEFVQIANQADQAKAIKISTAQEAILFFSNSDRAYSTISSCCSFTNATNQDPATNAITQTGDGSYALYVRFDDLAVNESDELIWYYGAGTLPEIDEIISRVASAAIGAFDNITYNSADYAATTVSDGTGYYVLVPSGSTPPTEAQIEAGVDYNGVSVVLADNAAMLADQEQVFNLTGLSALTAYDFYFVSKYFDGVSDAYTEIIDEELNTKEAPPTLTQINPSTAAFGETITLTGTNFLTADEVLIGGLNATFTVIDAQTIEAVVPNNVQDFTITVTNESGTASNNSEGEGNSDAACSTGWSAAWQELTTPVAGTLKTVTLKLANTHSTNSYDLYLELYDVDNAPGSSDTGLKFSNSIETSQVTTVANNTAASEITFTFDSSVNLLENTNYYVVLVGSGTNPPITGNQGIFKNCTSSPDGGAAGNLGTLYHSFTMGPVFDISNPPTAINSTPSSIEENNEVNDVVGSLTATDADVSDSHTFQLIAGAGDTDNASFSISGANLVASEIFDFETKSTYSIRILTTDEDGNTYEGTLTITITDEVDEDADSDGIKDSIDNCPAIANADQLDTDSDGAGNVCDTDDDNDGTLDAEDDFPLDDSEDTDTDGDGTGDNADTDDDNDGTLDAEDDFPLDDSEDTDTDGDGTGDNADTDDDNDGTLDAEDDFPLDDSEDTDTDGDGTGDNADTDDDNDGTLDAEDDFPLDDSEDTDTDGDGTGDNADTDDDNDGTLDAEDDFPLDDSEDTDTDGDGTGDNADTDDDNDGTLDAEDDFPLDDSEDTDTDGDGTGDNADTDDDNDGTLDAEDDFPLDDSEDTDTDGDGTGDNADTDDDNDGTLDAEDDFPLDDSEDTDTDGDGTGDNADTDDDNDGTLDAEDDFPLDDSEDTDTDGDGTGDNADTDDDNDGTLDAEDDFPLDDSEDTDTDGDGTGDNADTDDDNDGTLDAEDDFPLDDSEDTDTDGDGTGDNADTDDDNDGTLDAEDDFPLDDSEDTDTDGDGTGDNADTDDDNDGTLDAEDDFPLDDSEDTDTDGDGTGDNADTDADNDGTLDAEDAFPLDDSEDTDTDGDGTGDNADTDADNDGTLNAEDDFPLDDSEDTDTDGDGTGDNTDDLPNNPNEIKDTDGDGTGDNSDAFPNDPNEDTDSDGDNVGDNTDVFPNDPSETIDTDNDGIGNNADTDDDNDGYSDAVEAEEGTDANNLNDIPNDNDNDGIPDSTDLDDDNDGVNDDNDSFPTTEEPLLIPAQAFTPNGDGINDTWIVPGINNYPNNLVQVYNRWGHEVFIASKYQNDWSGRHKSNSDMLPSGSYLYVIDLGNGTPPIKGWIFINY, from the coding sequence ATGAAATTCAATACACTAAAACTAGTATTGGTCTTTTTGTTTTTGGCCAATATGTATACCATACACTCGCAAACCAATCGGGTATTAAATAACACTCGACTACGAATTGGTAGTGGAATAGAAAACTCTATAAACAGTGCGGGCAATATGCAGCAACCATTTTATTATAATGGTTCTACGTATCGACAACTAACGTATAGTAATTACCCATTAGACATTCGTTGGGGTGTAGGTGGTGACGGGTCCGCTAGCTGGAATATTAACGGAAATTTTAATGAAAACCCTGTTTTAACCAATCAAGTATACGATTATTCAGGTTTTACCATTACCAATAATACTACAGGAGAAGGTTACGGACAAATAAAAACTACGGGTGAAATAACGGTTAATAGTCAGCTGTTCAGGGTAGAAAATATTTTTGAACTACTACAGCCCGAAGGTTACATTGCCATTAAGGTAAAAATAACCAATATTAGTGCTTCACCAGCAACGAACGTTCGTTTATGGGTAGGTACCAGAGATGATTATGTAGGTGGTACTGACGTACCAACAAAACAAAGAGGTAATTTGGTGGATGAAGAATTTGTCCAAATAGCAAATCAAGCAGACCAAGCGAAAGCAATTAAGATCTCTACCGCGCAAGAAGCAATTCTATTTTTTAGTAATTCGGACAGAGCGTATTCTACAATTAGTAGTTGCTGTTCGTTTACCAATGCTACCAACCAGGACCCGGCAACAAATGCTATAACCCAAACAGGAGATGGTTCTTATGCACTTTATGTTCGCTTTGATGATTTAGCTGTAAACGAAAGCGATGAGCTTATTTGGTATTATGGTGCTGGTACATTACCGGAAATTGATGAAATTATTAGTAGAGTTGCAAGTGCAGCTATAGGTGCATTTGACAATATCACTTACAATTCTGCCGATTATGCCGCAACAACGGTATCGGACGGCACAGGATATTATGTTTTGGTACCTAGTGGCTCAACACCACCTACCGAGGCTCAAATAGAAGCCGGTGTTGATTATAACGGGGTATCGGTTGTTTTGGCCGATAATGCGGCAATGCTTGCCGACCAGGAGCAAGTTTTTAATTTAACAGGTTTGTCAGCGTTAACGGCGTATGATTTCTATTTTGTTTCTAAATATTTTGATGGCGTTTCGGATGCTTATACTGAAATTATAGATGAAGAATTAAATACGAAAGAGGCTCCGCCGACATTGACCCAAATTAACCCCTCTACAGCGGCATTTGGAGAAACCATAACATTGACCGGGACAAATTTCTTAACAGCCGATGAAGTTCTAATAGGTGGTCTTAATGCTACATTTACCGTAATTGATGCCCAAACTATTGAGGCAGTTGTTCCAAACAACGTACAAGATTTTACCATTACCGTGACGAATGAGAGCGGTACGGCATCAAATAACTCTGAAGGAGAAGGCAATAGTGATGCAGCTTGTAGTACAGGTTGGTCAGCTGCTTGGCAAGAATTGACTACGCCAGTTGCAGGAACATTAAAAACGGTTACATTAAAATTAGCAAATACCCATTCAACGAATTCGTATGATTTGTATTTAGAGTTATATGATGTCGATAATGCGCCGGGTTCTTCGGACACAGGATTAAAATTCAGTAATTCAATTGAGACTTCACAGGTAACTACAGTTGCGAACAATACTGCTGCTTCCGAAATTACGTTCACTTTTGATAGTAGTGTAAATTTATTGGAGAATACAAATTACTATGTGGTACTTGTCGGTTCTGGGACCAATCCTCCAATTACCGGGAATCAAGGAATTTTTAAAAATTGCACGAGTTCTCCAGATGGCGGAGCTGCAGGGAATTTAGGAACTTTATACCATAGCTTTACTATGGGCCCTGTATTTGATATTAGTAATCCGCCTACAGCAATAAATAGTACGCCTTCTAGTATTGAAGAGAATAATGAAGTAAATGATGTTGTTGGTAGCTTAACCGCTACGGATGCAGATGTTAGTGATTCCCATACGTTTCAATTAATTGCAGGTGCTGGCGATACGGATAATGCTAGTTTTAGTATTTCTGGAGCAAACTTGGTAGCGAGCGAAATATTCGATTTTGAAACTAAATCCACTTACAGCATCCGCATTTTAACAACAGATGAAGATGGTAATACCTATGAAGGTACTTTAACAATAACCATAACCGATGAAGTAGATGAAGATGCGGATAGTGACGGAATTAAAGATTCTATAGATAATTGTCCTGCAATTGCAAATGCGGATCAATTGGACACGGATAGTGATGGAGCGGGTAATGTATGTGATACCGATGATGACAATGACGGAACGTTAGATGCGGAAGATGATTTCCCATTAGATGATTCGGAAGATACCGATACGGATGGTGATGGAACAGGCGACAATGCCGATACCGATGATGACAATGACGGAACGTTAGATGCAGAGGATGACTTCCCATTAGATGATTCGGAAGATACCGATACCGATGGTGACGGAACAGGCGACAATGCCGATACCGATGATGACAATGACGGAACGTTAGATGCGGAAGATGATTTCCCATTGGATGATTCGGAAGATACCGATACGGATGGTGACGGAACAGGCGACAATGCCGATACCGATGATGACAATGACGGAACGTTAGATGCGGAAGATGACTTCCCGTTGGATGATTCGGAAGATACGGATACCGATGGAGACGGAACAGGCGACAATGCCGATACCGATGATGACAATGACGGAACGTTAGATGCAGAAGATGACTTCCCGTTAGATGATTCGGAAGATACCGATACCGATGGTGACGGAACAGGCGACAACGCCGATACGGATGATGACAATGACGGCACTTTAGATGCGGAAGATGACTTCCCATTAGATGATTCGGAAGATACGGATACCGATGGAGACGGAACAGGCGACAATGCCGATACCGATGATGACAATGACGGAACGTTAGATGCGGAAGATGACTTCCCATTAGATGATTCGGAAGATACGGATACCGATGGAGACGGAACAGGCGACAATGCCGATACCGATGATGACAATGACGGAACGTTAGATGCAGAGGATGACTTCCCGTTGGATGATTCGGAAGATACGGATACCGATGGAGACGGAACAGGCGACAATGCCGATACCGATGATGACAATGACGGCACTTTAGATGCGGAAGATGATTTCCCGTTAGATGATTCGGAAGATACCGATACCGATGGTGACGGAACAGGCGATAATGCCGATACCGATGATGACAATGACGGAACGTTAGATGCAGAGGATGACTTCCCGTTAGATGATTCGGAAGATACCGATACCGATGGTGACGGAACAGGCGACAATGCCGATACCGATGATGACAATGACGGTACGTTAGATGCAGAGGATGATTTCCCGTTAGATGATTCGGAAGATACCGATACCGATGGTGACGGAACAGGCGACAATGCCGATACCGATGATGACAATGACGGCACTTTAGATGCGGAAGATGACTTCCCATTAGATGATTCGGAAGATACGGATACCGATGGAGACGGAACAGGCGACAATGCCGATACCGATGATGACAATGACGGAACGTTAGATGCGGAAGATGATTTCCCATTAGATGATTCGGAAGATACCGATACCGATGGAGACGGAACTGGCGACAATGCCGATACGGATGCTGACAATGATGGTACGCTAGATGCCGAAGATGCTTTTCCGTTAGATGATTCGGAAGATACCGATACGGATGGTGATGGAACGGGCGACAATGCCGATACCGATGCTGACAATGACGGTACGTTAAATGCGGAAGATGACTTCCCGTTAGATGATTCGGAAGATACCGATACCGATGGTGACGGAACAGGCGACAATACTGATGATTTGCCAAATAATCCTAATGAAATTAAGGATACCGATGGTGATGGTACAGGAGATAATTCAGATGCCTTCCCTAATGATCCAAATGAAGATACGGATTCAGATGGCGATAATGTTGGTGATAATACAGATGTTTTTCCTAATGATCCTAGTGAAACAATCGATACAGATAACGACGGAATTGGCAATAATGCCGATACCGATGATGATAATGATGGGTATTCTGATGCGGTTGAAGCAGAAGAGGGAACAGATGCGAACAACTTAAATGATATCCCTAATGATAATGACAACGATGGTATTCCGGATAGTACGGACTTAGATGATGATAATGACGGGGTAAATGATGATAATGATAGCTTCCCAACAACAGAAGAACCTTTATTAATACCGGCCCAGGCTTTTACGCCTAACGGCGATGGTATTAACGATACTTGGATTGTTCCAGGGATAAACAATTATCCAAATAATCTGGTGCAAGTATATAATCGCTGGGGACACGAAGTATTTATTGCAAGTAAATATCAGAACGATTGGAGTGGTAGACATAAATCAAATTCAGATATGTTGCCATCAGGTTCTTACTTATATGTAATAGATCTAGGGAATGGTACGCCTCCTATAAAAGGCTGGATATTTATCAATTATTAA
- a CDS encoding NAD(P)-dependent oxidoreductase: MKFGIIRERKNPPDKRVVLSPKACQKVLNTHKKAEIIVEPSPIRTYSDDMYRQLGLTVADEMKNCDVLLGVKEVPIESLIPNKKYFFFSHTIKKQPYNRKLLKAILEKNIEMYDHEVITNAQEQRVVAFGRYAGIVGAYNGFRAYGLKFGLYQLPKASELIDQAALIDELKKLRLPSIQVLLTGRGRVGNGAREMLDGMGMRRVTVTEYLEETFHEPVYCQIDAGEYNKRKDGVRGNKANFFAHPEEYKSNFFRFAKVTDLYIAGHFYGQGSPYLFTREDAKNKDFKIRVVADISCDIDGPVATTIKPSTIADPIYGYDPESESETDFKNNDAIAVMAVDNLPCELPRDASEGFGEAFIKNVIPAFFNEDKDGVLQRARMTQNGKLTARYAYLQDYVDGKE, translated from the coding sequence ATGAAGTTCGGAATCATTAGAGAACGTAAGAATCCGCCAGATAAGCGGGTAGTATTATCCCCAAAAGCCTGTCAAAAGGTCTTGAATACGCATAAAAAGGCAGAAATTATTGTTGAACCTTCTCCTATTAGGACTTATTCAGATGATATGTATCGGCAATTAGGGCTTACCGTAGCTGATGAAATGAAGAACTGCGATGTGCTGTTAGGCGTAAAAGAAGTACCTATTGAATCGCTTATTCCCAATAAAAAATATTTTTTCTTTTCGCATACCATAAAGAAACAACCGTATAATAGAAAATTACTAAAAGCCATACTTGAGAAAAATATAGAAATGTACGACCATGAGGTCATTACCAATGCACAAGAACAGCGTGTTGTTGCTTTTGGTAGGTATGCGGGGATAGTAGGTGCGTATAATGGTTTTAGGGCGTACGGTTTAAAATTTGGATTGTATCAATTGCCAAAAGCAAGTGAGTTAATAGACCAAGCAGCGCTTATTGATGAGCTGAAAAAACTTCGCCTGCCTAGTATACAAGTATTGCTTACGGGAAGAGGAAGGGTAGGTAATGGGGCAAGAGAAATGCTTGATGGTATGGGTATGCGAAGAGTTACCGTGACAGAATATTTAGAAGAAACTTTTCATGAACCCGTCTATTGCCAAATAGATGCAGGTGAATACAATAAAAGAAAAGATGGTGTTCGGGGTAATAAAGCTAACTTTTTTGCCCACCCAGAGGAGTATAAATCTAACTTTTTTCGTTTTGCTAAGGTGACCGATTTATACATTGCCGGTCATTTCTATGGTCAAGGCTCCCCATATCTTTTTACCAGAGAAGATGCCAAAAATAAAGATTTTAAAATTCGTGTGGTAGCTGATATAAGTTGTGATATTGATGGGCCAGTGGCCACAACGATAAAACCTTCTACAATTGCAGATCCTATTTATGGGTACGACCCAGAATCTGAATCGGAGACCGATTTTAAGAATAATGATGCCATTGCAGTGATGGCCGTTGATAATTTACCTTGTGAACTACCTAGAGATGCTAGTGAAGGTTTTGGCGAAGCATTTATAAAAAATGTAATTCCGGCTTTCTTTAATGAGGATAAAGATGGCGTACTGCAAAGAGCACGTATGACACAGAATGGTAAACTTACAGCGCGCTATGCCTATCTACAAGATTATGTAGATGGTAAAGAGTAA